One Anser cygnoides isolate HZ-2024a breed goose chromosome 4, Taihu_goose_T2T_genome, whole genome shotgun sequence genomic region harbors:
- the RAB33B gene encoding ras-related protein Rab-33B: protein MMAAAAELESSLELSLPGSGSLPPARSRIFKIIVIGDSNVGKTCLTYRFCAGRFPQRTEATIGVDFRERAVTIDGERIKIQLWDTAGQERFRKSMVQHYYRNVHAVVFVYDMTNIASFHSLPSWIEECKQHLLANDIPRILVGNKCDLRSAIQVPTDLAQKFADTHSMPLFETSAKNPNDNDHVEAIFMTLAHKLKSHKPLMLSQPPDRDQIHIKPEPKPAMTCWC, encoded by the exons atgatggcggcggcggccgagcTGGAGTCGTCGCTGGAGCTGAGCCTGCCGGGCAGCGGCAGCCTGCCGCCGGCGCGCTCCCGCATCTTCAAGATCATCGTCATCGGCGACTCCAACGTGGGCAAGACGTGCCTCACCTACCGCTTCTGCGCCGGCCGCTTCCCGCAGCGCACCGAGGCCACCATCGGCGTGGACTTCCGAGAGCGGGCCGTCACCATCGACGGCGAGCGCATCAAG aTCCAGCTATGGGATACGGCAGGCCAGGAGCGCTTCAGAAAGAGTATGGTGCAGCACTATTACAGGAACGTACACGCTGTCGTGTTTGTGTATGATATGACAAACATTGCCAGTTTTCACAGTCTGCCATCGTGGATAGAGGAATGCAAACAACACCTCCTTGCCAACGATATACCACGGATTCTTGTTGGAAATAAATGTGACCTGAGAAGTGCTATTCAGGTACCTACGGACTTGGCCCAGAAGTTTGCTGATACTCACAGTATGCCGTTATTTGAAACCTCTGCCAAAAACCCCAATGACAATGACCATGTGGAGGCCATATTTATGACGCTGGCTCACAAGCTTAAAAGTCACAAGCCATTAATGCTTAGTCAACCCCCAGATCGCGATCAAATACATATAAAGCCTGAACCAAAACCTGCCATGACCTGCTGGTGTTAA